One window from the genome of Blastopirellula retiformator encodes:
- a CDS encoding dipeptide epimerase, with amino-acid sequence MKMTLHRLQLPLQHEFTIARGSIRFQNSLVVELEDDGISGFGEVTENSFYGHTIESMTAALLGADDLLDVYAANSPEEAWPLAKSRLQNMFALSAIDMAAHDLAARKANLPLYKNWGLEWKDTPDSSYTIGIDTIETMVAKLNERPGWSVYKIKLGAKDDMAIVRALREQTNATFRVDANCGWSVKQTIAYSHELAELGVEFIEQPLPNAASAEDRRDVFQHSALPLVADENCQVEEDVAQCEGFFHGVNVKLCKCGGLTPGLRMLRLARRLEMRTMVGCMIESSIGISAAAHLAPLLDYADLDGAVLLKEDPAEGVVVDQGKITLADDFGGGASLKATATPP; translated from the coding sequence ATGAAGATGACCCTTCACCGCTTGCAGTTGCCGCTGCAGCACGAATTCACGATTGCCCGCGGCTCGATTCGTTTCCAGAACAGCCTGGTAGTTGAGCTGGAAGATGACGGCATTTCCGGCTTCGGCGAGGTGACCGAGAACAGCTTCTACGGTCATACGATCGAGTCGATGACCGCGGCGCTGCTTGGCGCCGACGACTTGCTGGACGTGTATGCCGCCAACTCGCCGGAAGAGGCCTGGCCGCTCGCCAAGAGCCGCCTGCAAAACATGTTCGCGCTCAGCGCGATCGACATGGCCGCGCATGATTTGGCGGCCCGCAAAGCGAATCTGCCCCTATACAAGAATTGGGGGTTGGAGTGGAAGGACACTCCCGACTCCAGCTACACGATAGGCATCGACACGATCGAAACCATGGTCGCCAAGCTGAACGAACGCCCCGGCTGGAGCGTCTACAAGATCAAGCTGGGCGCCAAGGATGACATGGCGATCGTCCGCGCTCTGCGCGAGCAAACCAACGCGACTTTTCGCGTCGACGCCAACTGCGGCTGGAGCGTCAAGCAAACGATCGCCTACTCGCACGAACTGGCCGAGCTGGGGGTGGAGTTCATCGAACAGCCGCTCCCCAACGCCGCCTCGGCCGAAGATCGCCGCGACGTGTTCCAGCATTCGGCCCTGCCGCTGGTGGCCGACGAAAACTGCCAGGTCGAAGAAGACGTCGCCCAGTGCGAAGGCTTCTTCCATGGCGTCAACGTCAAGCTTTGCAAGTGCGGCGGCCTGACGCCGGGATTGCGAATGCTGCGATTGGCGCGGCGTTTGGAAATGCGCACGATGGTCGGCTGCATGATCGAAAGCTCGATCGGCATCAGCGCCGCGGCCCACCTGGCGCCGCTGTTGGACTACGCCGACCTGGATGGCGCCGTGCTGCTGAAAGAAGATCCGGCCGAAGGTGTCGTCGTCGACCAAGGCAAGATCACCCTGGCCGACGACTTCGGCGGTGGGGCGTCGCTCAAAGCGACCGCCACCCCGCCCTGA
- a CDS encoding DUF1611 domain-containing protein has protein sequence MNTAAITEAAGESAVHRLQDHHRIVLLTDGFSSPFLAKTAISMLRYRTSDIAAVLETSATTKTAQETFKTGGDVPLVADLTQAPDADAVYIGIAPPGGNLPPSWRPILLEAIRRNLDIVSGLHDFLIDDPELAQAAEESGSRLIDVRRNRYRQISTGQPFRQGCVRIHAVGQDCSLGKMVASLEVDAGLRSRGQNTAFIATGQTGIMISGIGVPIDCVVADFVNGTIERFVRQHEENDFLLIEGQGSISHPAYSAVTAGLLHGAAPDGLIYCYEAGREQVKGLNNIPLRPHQELLNAYQVMANLRHPCKFIGVAVNTRSLSEEEAMAELARAREEFQLPVCDVYRTGADELVDAAIQLQEEMLAQ, from the coding sequence ATGAATACCGCCGCAATTACTGAAGCTGCCGGCGAATCGGCCGTGCACCGTCTGCAAGATCACCATCGGATCGTGCTGCTGACCGATGGCTTCTCGTCCCCCTTCCTGGCCAAGACCGCGATCAGCATGTTGCGTTACCGCACCAGCGATATCGCCGCGGTGCTGGAAACGAGCGCCACGACCAAAACCGCCCAAGAGACCTTCAAGACCGGCGGCGACGTGCCACTGGTCGCCGACCTGACGCAGGCGCCCGACGCAGACGCCGTCTACATCGGCATTGCTCCTCCAGGGGGAAATCTGCCGCCCAGCTGGCGGCCGATTTTGCTCGAAGCGATTCGCCGCAATCTGGACATCGTCTCGGGTCTGCACGACTTCTTGATCGACGATCCCGAGTTGGCTCAAGCGGCCGAAGAAAGCGGGTCTCGTTTAATCGACGTGCGCCGTAATCGCTATCGACAGATCTCTACCGGACAACCGTTCCGCCAAGGTTGCGTTCGCATTCATGCGGTCGGCCAAGACTGCAGCTTGGGGAAGATGGTCGCGTCGCTCGAAGTCGACGCTGGTCTGCGCAGCCGCGGACAGAACACCGCCTTCATCGCGACCGGGCAAACCGGCATCATGATCTCCGGCATCGGCGTGCCGATCGACTGCGTTGTCGCCGACTTTGTGAACGGCACGATCGAACGCTTCGTCCGTCAGCACGAAGAGAACGACTTCCTGCTGATCGAAGGGCAGGGGAGCATCTCGCATCCCGCTTACTCGGCGGTGACGGCTGGGTTGTTGCATGGCGCGGCGCCTGACGGGTTGATCTACTGCTACGAAGCGGGTCGCGAGCAGGTCAAAGGGCTGAACAACATCCCGCTTCGCCCGCATCAGGAACTGCTCAACGCTTACCAGGTGATGGCCAACCTGCGTCATCCGTGCAAGTTCATTGGCGTGGCGGTCAATACCCGCTCGCTGAGCGAAGAGGAAGCGATGGCCGAACTGGCCCGAGCTCGGGAAGAATTCCAACTGCCGGTCTGCGACGTCTATCGCACCGGCGCTGACGAACTGGTTGATGCGGCGATCCAGCTGCAAGAAGAGATGCTGGCCCAATGA
- a CDS encoding AraC family transcriptional regulator, whose product MAVLIETDDSWGRSVVEAIGQFARQEHWRLLIAPRDSQNRLRLPRKWEGDGVIVHLRTRALATHLKRFGLPTVDVSQMLPGEAWCGRVATDDERRAQLAIAHLRQLGLKHFACYAPPLGRYNDQRFEIFARQLKEAGYACSIFDSKEVRQGWAVDHQHVMQWLSKLPRPLGVFAADPYPARQLAEICDLGGIRVPDEVAILAGDDDDLLCNLAWPRLSAIQLGCHALGTEGAKLLKKLINGGAIPAKPKLIAPIQVRQRHSTDMLAIADAELLAILRYIREHADQGLQVKRLVREFPVSRRSLEQRFREQLGRSPAEEIRRVRLERAKTLLLESSLSIAEVARQCGFASSAHFSTAFQKQHAATPTAWRGEHG is encoded by the coding sequence GTGGCGGTTTTGATCGAGACGGACGACAGTTGGGGCCGAAGCGTCGTCGAGGCGATCGGCCAATTTGCCCGGCAAGAGCATTGGCGACTGTTGATCGCTCCCCGCGATTCGCAAAACCGGCTGCGGCTACCGCGGAAGTGGGAAGGCGACGGCGTGATCGTCCACCTGCGCACCCGGGCCTTGGCGACCCACCTGAAGCGGTTCGGGCTGCCGACGGTCGACGTCTCCCAGATGCTGCCAGGCGAAGCGTGGTGCGGCCGCGTGGCGACTGATGACGAACGGCGAGCTCAGCTGGCGATCGCGCATCTTCGCCAGCTGGGGCTGAAGCACTTCGCCTGTTATGCGCCGCCGCTGGGACGCTACAACGACCAGCGGTTCGAGATCTTTGCACGGCAGTTGAAAGAGGCTGGCTACGCCTGTTCGATCTTCGATTCGAAGGAAGTTCGCCAAGGTTGGGCGGTCGATCATCAGCATGTGATGCAGTGGCTGAGCAAGTTGCCAAGGCCGCTGGGGGTCTTCGCCGCCGATCCTTACCCGGCGCGGCAACTGGCCGAGATCTGCGATCTCGGCGGCATTCGCGTGCCGGACGAAGTCGCGATCCTGGCCGGCGACGATGACGACCTGCTTTGCAACCTGGCCTGGCCGCGGCTGTCGGCGATTCAACTTGGATGCCATGCCCTTGGTACCGAAGGAGCGAAGCTGCTGAAGAAACTGATCAATGGAGGCGCCATTCCCGCCAAGCCAAAGTTGATCGCACCCATTCAAGTTCGCCAACGCCACTCGACCGACATGCTGGCGATCGCCGACGCCGAACTGCTGGCGATCTTGCGGTACATCCGCGAACATGCCGATCAAGGCCTGCAGGTGAAACGATTGGTTCGCGAGTTCCCGGTCTCGCGGCGTTCGCTGGAACAACGCTTTCGCGAGCAACTCGGCCGTTCGCCCGCCGAAGAGATCCGCCGCGTCCGGCTCGAGCGGGCCAAGACGCTGTTATTGGAGTCTTCGCTGTCGATCGCCGAGGTCGCCCGGCAGTGCGGCTTCGCTTCGAGCGCCCACTTCTCGACGGCGTTTCAAAAACAGCATGCCGCCACGCCGACCGCCTGGCGGGGCGAGCATGGCTAG